A genomic stretch from Cloacibacterium caeni includes:
- a CDS encoding SAM hydrolase/SAM-dependent halogenase family protein, translated as MPIITLTSDYGNLDHRVSAIKGSILQLNPDARIIDITHEIGAYNLIQTAYILRNAYAHFPKESVHIVSVDSFFHKDRKNLLVKMDGHYFITADNGLMSLTFFDQKPEAIYEITINNRFDDEVKFASVDIFVPVAAHLTKGGLPELIGRKIKHYKCTTFAKPYFNEPEKMLIGEVMYIDNFGNCVTNISKLIFDKTMVNFNNFEINIRNILLKNINRKYTDIVTDWEKENEYHGKASALFNGQDLLEITIYKGTKNNGANSLFGLKVGDKVYIQFE; from the coding sequence ATGCCAATAATTACCCTTACATCAGATTATGGAAATCTAGACCACAGAGTTTCAGCCATTAAAGGCAGCATTCTCCAGCTTAATCCCGATGCTAGAATTATTGATATCACCCATGAAATTGGGGCTTATAATCTAATACAAACCGCCTATATTCTAAGAAATGCTTACGCGCATTTCCCTAAAGAGAGTGTGCATATTGTTTCCGTAGACAGTTTTTTTCACAAAGACCGCAAAAATCTTTTGGTAAAAATGGATGGGCATTATTTCATTACCGCTGACAATGGATTGATGAGCCTCACTTTTTTTGACCAAAAACCAGAAGCCATTTACGAAATTACCATCAATAATCGTTTTGACGACGAAGTAAAATTTGCGAGTGTTGATATTTTCGTTCCCGTCGCAGCACATTTGACCAAAGGTGGTTTGCCAGAACTCATCGGCAGAAAAATTAAGCACTACAAGTGTACTACTTTTGCAAAACCTTACTTCAATGAACCTGAGAAAATGCTGATTGGCGAAGTGATGTATATTGATAATTTCGGGAATTGTGTAACCAACATCAGCAAATTAATTTTTGATAAAACAATGGTGAATTTCAATAATTTTGAAATTAACATTCGAAATATTTTACTGAAAAATATCAACCGTAAATACACAGACATCGTCACCGATTGGGAAAAAGAAAATGAATATCATGGCAAAGCTTCTGCTCTTTTTAATGGTCAAGATTTATTAGAAATCACCATTTATAAAGGTACAAAAAACAATGGCGCCAATTCACTTTTTGGCTTAAAAGTGGGTGATAAGGTGTATATACAGTTTGAATGA
- a CDS encoding CopD family protein: protein MTYLIIKALHIIFMVSYFAGIFYLVRIFVYYKDTDAFESPKKEILREQYVYMARRLWNIITVPAFVLMTIFGTILILMNPTLLQMSWFQLKIAFLIGLFIYHYWSWKKVLEIKNLQNGELKTANLKLRQANEIATFLLFLVVFTVILKSLTIENWWQLIAGFFVIVFVIMMTVKLVNKKKS from the coding sequence ATGACTTATTTAATCATAAAAGCGCTACATATCATCTTTATGGTGAGTTATTTTGCGGGAATTTTTTATCTCGTAAGAATTTTTGTGTATTATAAAGACACTGATGCTTTCGAAAGTCCTAAAAAGGAAATTCTTCGTGAGCAATATGTTTATATGGCAAGAAGATTATGGAACATTATCACGGTTCCAGCGTTTGTTTTGATGACCATTTTTGGGACAATTTTAATTTTAATGAACCCTACACTTTTACAAATGTCTTGGTTTCAGTTGAAAATAGCCTTTCTCATAGGACTTTTTATCTACCATTATTGGTCTTGGAAAAAAGTATTAGAAATAAAAAACCTACAAAACGGTGAACTAAAAACCGCCAATCTCAAATTAAGACAAGCCAATGAAATTGCAACATTTCTACTATTTTTAGTGGTTTTCACAGTAATTTTAAAATCTTTGACCATTGAAAATTGGTGGCAATTAATTGCAGGATTTTTCGTTATTGTGTTTGTGATTATGATGACGGTAAAATTGGTGAATAAGAAAAAGTCTTAA
- a CDS encoding GxxExxY protein, which produces MTENELSTIIIGCAIEVHRRLGAGLLERAYQECLMYELKLNGLKVEKEVLLPITYKDLKIDNGYRIDLLVEDKVVVELKTVEELHNAHFAQVLTYLKFGNYKLGLIFNFNEAILKNGIKRIIN; this is translated from the coding sequence ATGACCGAAAATGAATTATCAACCATCATCATTGGTTGTGCAATAGAAGTACATCGAAGATTGGGAGCAGGTTTATTAGAAAGAGCATACCAAGAATGTTTAATGTACGAATTAAAACTAAATGGCTTGAAAGTAGAAAAAGAAGTATTGCTTCCTATTACTTACAAAGACTTGAAAATAGATAATGGTTACAGAATAGATTTATTAGTAGAAGATAAAGTAGTGGTAGAATTAAAAACTGTAGAAGAACTTCACAATGCACATTTTGCTCAGGTTCTAACTTATCTTAAATTTGGAAACTACAAATTAGGGCTCATTTTTAATTTTAATGAAGCTATTTTAAAAAACGGAATTAAAAGAATTATCAATTAA